One genomic region from Leptolyngbyaceae cyanobacterium JSC-12 encodes:
- a CDS encoding ribonuclease HII (IMG reference gene:2510094390) codes for MSKIYIGTSGSKSIAGDVLLSAVVLTRELSSSILNAQAIKRYAYQHTEIAEEIERISSSFKEHSIFVKKEQIDLLGLKEALRERIDSLIALVCLRQQIFDDVVVYSSDDEHPAPKQYPIMRVEKCAETVLANAIAFKHFATYMVQQSKIYPYYGWHINFARPCKKHMMGLLKYGPSPIHRRNGLLSIAPFLYKRLELNDKSVSMFVIWLRDNYEPWWWSKFVDVPFKSSLSSSQREKVEELLCYYQGERYKKKTPIPKDFQQWCKENAPEPFF; via the coding sequence ATGTCTAAGATTTATATTGGAACTTCGGGGTCTAAGTCCATAGCTGGAGACGTTTTACTCTCAGCTGTCGTGTTAACGAGAGAATTAAGCAGCAGCATATTAAATGCTCAAGCGATAAAAAGATATGCTTACCAGCATACAGAAATTGCAGAAGAAATCGAACGTATTAGCAGTTCTTTCAAAGAACACAGCATTTTCGTAAAAAAAGAGCAGATAGACCTACTAGGTTTGAAAGAGGCGTTGAGGGAACGTATAGATAGTCTGATCGCACTGGTGTGCCTGCGTCAGCAGATATTTGACGATGTTGTGGTGTACTCTTCTGATGATGAACATCCAGCCCCTAAACAATACCCAATAATGCGTGTTGAAAAATGTGCAGAAACAGTTTTAGCCAACGCGATCGCTTTTAAGCATTTTGCAACCTATATGGTACAACAGTCAAAAATTTACCCATATTACGGTTGGCACATTAACTTTGCACGTCCCTGTAAAAAGCATATGATGGGTTTATTAAAGTATGGTCCATCACCCATTCATAGACGCAACGGGTTGCTTTCGATAGCTCCCTTCTTATATAAGAGGTTAGAGCTAAACGATAAAAGTGTTTCAATGTTTGTTATCTGGTTGAGAGATAATTACGAACCTTGGTGGTGGAGCAAGTTTGTAGATGTTCCGTTTAAGAGTTCTTTGTCTAGTTCGCAACGCGAAAAGGTCGAAGAATTACTTTGTTACTATCAGGGAGAGCGTTACAAAAAGAAGACGCCTATCCCTAAAGATTTTCAACAATGGTGTAAAGAAAATGCACCGGAACCCTTCTTCTAA
- a CDS encoding hypothetical protein (IMG reference gene:2510094392) yields MLSTKYLPVMKISAKLVRDAIREFWLIMFNHTWHRWSIFIPAAHFSEQIYYEMWAWVNMRLEVSVSSCVNKNDCLKEGINEAERLFLLSRQNQRQIVRRQELLNRLHQIEHGLCSVYREVPDSVHKLNIELVLGTEKEPAKQAMARLGVRD; encoded by the coding sequence ATGCTATCGACAAAATATTTGCCTGTGATGAAAATAAGCGCGAAGCTAGTTAGAGATGCAATTCGAGAATTTTGGTTGATCATGTTTAACCACACATGGCATCGGTGGTCTATTTTTATTCCAGCTGCACATTTTTCTGAACAGATTTACTACGAAATGTGGGCTTGGGTAAATATGAGACTTGAAGTTTCAGTGTCTTCTTGTGTTAATAAAAATGATTGCTTAAAAGAAGGGATTAACGAAGCAGAACGATTGTTTCTGCTTTCGAGACAGAATCAACGTCAAATAGTTAGACGGCAAGAGTTATTAAATAGACTGCATCAAATAGAGCATGGACTTTGTTCAGTCTACAGAGAAGTACCTGACAGCGTTCACAAGTTAAACATCGAACTAGTCTTAGGGACTGAGAAAGAGCCAGCGAAGCAGGCAATGGCTAGACTTGGTGTTCGTGATTAA
- a CDS encoding DNA/RNA helicase, superfamily II (IMG reference gene:2510094393~PFAM: Helicase conserved C-terminal domain; Type III restriction enzyme, res subunit) translates to MDIHFDAAVAQITTNFTAQELQVPIICAKRLTYTDKKISFSNRNKPAFLRRSDKVCLYDHTNKTFPTGLLPKVCRALINSGFTVNLKNRIEPVSPTEWALPDWAYEHQCEIVRVGVEQQRGIIKSPTGSGKSKAIAFLIMQYPNAQILVTVPSKQLLHQTAKEIEGVIGEKVGRIGDDLQDWQRVTVGIINSLSNLSSNADLFSNIQVLLVDECHKAASEYYVRVGNACRNTDVRLGFSATPWRENGDDLVMEGVLGPIILEISEKVLQENKLIMPVEYWVIEVPDPEFVYAGAVREISRTGKVQYSYDHLPDGKPDRNEVVERALLYYDKRNELIVQVAEAFLKSDYPYPAVVLVERISHGKHIQRLLKDKGYEIEFISGDTKTKERKQALDDLGKKSRLIIASSILKEGVDVPQLGVGIIAGGGSASSKIIQQIGRICRRFEEKKKAIIIDLEDLEKFYLRFASTARIETVEKIYPGSVKSLSSINAIDKIFACDENKREAS, encoded by the coding sequence CAGGAACTACAAGTTCCGATAATCTGTGCAAAACGACTAACATATACAGACAAAAAAATATCATTCTCTAACCGAAATAAACCTGCGTTTTTAAGAAGAAGCGATAAAGTTTGTCTGTACGACCATACAAATAAAACATTCCCGACTGGGTTACTACCAAAGGTTTGTCGCGCACTTATCAACTCTGGGTTTACTGTTAACTTAAAAAACCGTATTGAACCAGTATCTCCTACAGAGTGGGCACTACCGGATTGGGCATATGAGCACCAATGTGAAATTGTAAGAGTTGGTGTTGAACAGCAAAGAGGAATTATCAAGTCCCCAACGGGGAGTGGAAAAAGTAAGGCAATTGCATTTTTAATTATGCAATACCCTAATGCTCAAATTTTAGTAACAGTCCCTAGCAAACAGCTATTACATCAAACTGCAAAAGAGATTGAAGGAGTCATAGGTGAGAAAGTCGGGCGAATTGGGGATGACCTACAAGACTGGCAGAGAGTAACCGTTGGAATTATTAACTCTCTCAGTAATCTATCTAGTAACGCAGATTTGTTTAGTAACATCCAAGTCTTACTAGTTGACGAGTGCCACAAAGCTGCGTCTGAATACTATGTTCGAGTAGGCAATGCCTGTCGAAACACAGACGTGAGATTAGGGTTTAGTGCTACACCGTGGAGAGAAAACGGTGACGACCTGGTGATGGAGGGTGTACTAGGTCCAATAATCCTAGAAATCTCAGAAAAAGTCTTACAAGAAAATAAGCTGATTATGCCAGTAGAGTACTGGGTTATCGAAGTACCAGACCCAGAGTTTGTTTATGCTGGAGCAGTTCGTGAGATTAGCAGGACCGGAAAAGTTCAATATTCGTATGACCATCTTCCTGATGGCAAACCTGATCGAAATGAGGTTGTAGAAAGGGCTTTACTTTACTATGACAAACGAAACGAACTCATTGTGCAGGTAGCTGAAGCGTTTCTTAAAAGTGATTATCCGTACCCTGCTGTGGTACTGGTTGAGCGCATTTCTCATGGCAAGCATATACAAAGGTTGTTAAAAGATAAAGGTTACGAAATTGAGTTTATTAGTGGAGATACCAAAACTAAAGAACGTAAGCAAGCTCTCGATGACTTAGGTAAGAAAAGTCGTTTAATAATAGCGTCTAGCATTTTGAAAGAAGGTGTCGATGTACCTCAATTGGGTGTTGGAATTATTGCAGGTGGGGGCAGTGCTTCCTCCAAGATTATTCAACAAATAGGTAGAATTTGCCGACGTTTTGAAGAAAAGAAAAAAGCGATTATTATTGACTTAGAAGACTTGGAGAAGTTTTACCTTCGATTTGCTTCTACGGCAAGAATTGAAACAGTGGAAAAAATTTACCCTGGATCTGTAAAGTCTTTATCATCTATTAATGCTATCGACAAAATATTTGCCTGTGATGAAAATAAGCGCGAAGCTAGTTAG
- a CDS encoding DNA primase (IMG reference gene:2510094391~PFAM: DNA primase catalytic core, N-terminal domain) — protein sequence MDLLDASAALGKTLKLGYNDCIFCNRQKKLKVTQSYYRCYHPDCAKHGTVTDFIKEIKNCSLRDAQSFLSQSEGGSNTGWKKRIDFLEKVFVCYRQAITDEVLEFLNGRGYYTALEEIPFGFAPSSNYLQSCGFKLSALVEQGLAYPTGKEFFQNRVVFGIRDLRGNLVHLQGRSVVQEESLRWLSTPTVKGVSSINNYLFEGHYYRSRENIDWLFLAEGISDGLSLIELDVPAVSCFGVQIDLCHFLNLFSKVSNLCVVLDNDRYPLLSSQNAGLYKSWTPMIYSLVELQKMLPRLHIWCCPPPNVSGVKDVNDWLRQGISPTSFAEYVQSHATKLLPFALTALGGSWEHQPILIKSLGDNPRQEELELFKNCQQSLEPDPTKYLLKAFRYV from the coding sequence ATGGACCTTTTAGATGCGAGTGCAGCTCTAGGCAAGACCTTGAAGCTAGGTTATAACGATTGCATTTTTTGTAATAGACAAAAAAAATTAAAAGTAACACAGAGCTACTACCGCTGTTACCACCCTGACTGCGCTAAGCATGGAACTGTTACGGATTTTATTAAAGAAATAAAAAACTGTAGTCTTCGTGATGCACAAAGTTTTTTGTCTCAGAGTGAAGGTGGGAGCAACACAGGTTGGAAAAAGCGGATTGACTTTTTAGAGAAAGTTTTTGTCTGTTACCGACAAGCAATTACAGACGAAGTGCTGGAATTTCTAAATGGGCGAGGGTACTACACTGCACTGGAAGAAATTCCATTTGGGTTTGCACCTTCAAGTAATTACCTACAATCTTGTGGATTTAAGCTTTCCGCATTAGTAGAGCAGGGACTAGCCTATCCAACTGGAAAAGAGTTTTTCCAGAATAGAGTAGTATTTGGAATTCGTGACCTTCGGGGAAACCTGGTTCATCTACAAGGAAGGTCTGTCGTGCAAGAGGAATCACTAAGGTGGTTATCTACTCCTACAGTCAAAGGCGTTTCTTCCATAAACAATTATTTGTTTGAAGGTCACTACTATCGCAGCAGAGAGAATATTGACTGGCTATTTTTAGCTGAAGGCATATCTGACGGACTCTCCTTAATCGAGTTGGATGTACCAGCGGTGTCCTGTTTTGGCGTACAAATAGACCTATGCCATTTTCTAAACCTTTTTAGTAAAGTCTCGAACTTATGCGTTGTTCTAGACAATGATAGGTATCCACTACTCTCTTCTCAAAATGCGGGACTCTACAAATCGTGGACTCCCATGATTTATTCTTTGGTAGAGCTACAAAAGATGCTCCCCCGCCTGCATATTTGGTGCTGTCCTCCACCAAATGTCAGTGGGGTTAAAGACGTAAATGACTGGTTACGCCAAGGAATATCTCCGACAAGTTTTGCTGAGTATGTCCAAAGTCATGCAACCAAGTTATTGCCGTTTGCATTAACCGCTTTAGGAGGCAGTTGGGAGCATCAGCCAATTTTAATAAAAAGTTTGGGGGACAATCCCAGACAGGAAGAACTCGAACTATTCAAGAACTGTCAACAGAGTTTAGAACCTGACCCGACTAAGTATTTATTAAAAGCCTTTCGCTATGTCTAA
- a CDS encoding bacterial nucleoid DNA-binding protein (IMG reference gene:2510094386~PFAM: Bacterial DNA-binding protein) — protein sequence MLPKYRKRDLAIGLAHAGSGQSLSGTPSIAAAEAIISNFCEQLALALCSGKVVYLPGVGKFTPILRKGRYAKHPRTSDRIVFQPKMAVKFTSSTLLRKRLQVSLLEKFISEANNSEDSELEFAEDE from the coding sequence ATGCTACCCAAATACAGAAAGCGTGACCTGGCTATAGGACTAGCTCATGCTGGTTCCGGTCAATCTCTTAGTGGCACACCTAGCATTGCTGCTGCAGAAGCAATTATCAGTAACTTCTGTGAGCAATTAGCGTTAGCCTTATGTTCTGGAAAAGTAGTGTATCTTCCAGGTGTGGGAAAATTCACACCAATTTTACGAAAAGGTAGATATGCTAAGCATCCAAGAACTTCCGATAGGATTGTCTTTCAGCCTAAGATGGCTGTGAAGTTTACTTCTAGCACTTTGCTTCGAAAGAGATTACAAGTTTCACTACTTGAAAAATTCATCTCTGAAGCAAACAATAGCGAAGACAGTGAACTTGAGTTTGCTGAAGATGAATAA
- a CDS encoding hypothetical protein (IMG reference gene:2510094385): MTELDKTYSSLAVIEQFEKLIANLSGLAQVLPDQYQSELEVHLTTLKSLVELLDVDGVMLPDGLKLTGALPRSIIERLGAGGELIRLRAERKHTLAELSTQFGISEPTIRRFFKIYENASKKEQIRMRRTSIFDTTQQLEDLAVVIQRGIARLEGGNDEVGVKFIGEMRQLIELATKFAEKMANYERMTRLQEVIAEILINELPHKKVEILKKIRAASISASSSLLPAQTEDLSIS; the protein is encoded by the coding sequence ATGACGGAACTCGATAAGACTTATAGCTCACTGGCAGTTATCGAACAGTTCGAGAAGTTAATTGCTAACTTATCAGGACTGGCGCAAGTTTTACCTGACCAATATCAGAGTGAGCTAGAGGTGCATCTAACCACACTAAAATCGCTTGTCGAGTTGCTCGATGTTGATGGAGTAATGCTACCGGATGGTCTTAAACTGACGGGGGCACTACCCCGGTCTATTATCGAAAGATTGGGTGCCGGGGGTGAATTAATAAGACTGAGGGCAGAACGCAAACACACACTTGCTGAGCTATCAACGCAGTTCGGTATTAGTGAGCCTACTATTCGCAGATTCTTTAAGATTTACGAGAATGCCTCAAAGAAAGAGCAAATCCGGATGCGTCGAACAAGTATCTTTGATACGACTCAGCAATTAGAGGATCTAGCTGTTGTTATACAACGGGGGATAGCCCGACTGGAAGGAGGCAATGATGAAGTTGGCGTTAAATTCATTGGCGAAATGCGCCAACTAATCGAACTAGCTACTAAGTTCGCTGAAAAGATGGCAAACTATGAAAGGATGACTCGGCTACAAGAAGTCATAGCTGAAATATTAATAAATGAATTGCCTCACAAAAAGGTAGAAATTCTTAAGAAGATAAGAGCTGCGAGTATTAGTGCATCAAGTTCCTTACTGCCAGCTCAAACAGAAGACCTTTCAATCTCGTAA
- a CDS encoding hypothetical protein (IMG reference gene:2510094387) — MKPNFPITSVSRLNTYVQCGELYRFKYVEKIRTPEEFNPNFVIGRLAHQVLEEILDPETDSADSLEVFSLLLESWVKQYGLDNLRLEDILKTVIPLGKLFYRASARCHGDDAIRNQNGTIPSNVIEYPPSSWTKAMKESGLHQARYALDNIAGNCNPIFIKHPLSYLLAEAYSYVYNFQPPPWLKTIGVEVPLSTTDTNKVLFPGEANLFVNAYIDWVVEIEGDVFILDHKTDASKPSPVDVLHHVQLVFYAYLYEMVYGISPKGIGIHHLPTGSSVLAEVDKEVQVNTVEYLREIQDQIYAKRFLKRHPGEYNSPCVKKDWKTKDIVSTCPYLDKCWSSFHEAITPVC; from the coding sequence ATGAAGCCAAACTTTCCTATTACTTCTGTATCTAGACTAAACACTTACGTACAATGCGGTGAGTTATACCGCTTCAAGTACGTCGAGAAGATACGTACCCCTGAAGAATTTAATCCAAACTTTGTAATAGGAAGGTTGGCGCATCAAGTTTTAGAAGAAATTTTAGACCCGGAAACAGACTCTGCTGACTCATTAGAGGTATTTAGCCTTTTGCTTGAATCTTGGGTTAAGCAATATGGGTTAGACAACCTGCGATTAGAGGATATTCTTAAAACGGTTATCCCTCTTGGTAAGCTCTTTTATAGAGCTAGTGCTCGGTGTCACGGAGACGATGCTATACGAAATCAGAATGGTACCATTCCATCGAACGTAATTGAGTATCCTCCAAGCAGCTGGACAAAAGCTATGAAGGAATCAGGCTTGCACCAAGCACGTTATGCGCTTGACAATATTGCTGGAAATTGTAACCCGATTTTTATAAAGCATCCCCTTAGCTATTTACTAGCTGAAGCTTACAGCTATGTGTATAATTTTCAGCCACCACCCTGGTTAAAAACAATTGGTGTGGAAGTACCCCTGTCCACTACCGATACTAACAAAGTGTTATTTCCGGGAGAGGCTAACTTATTTGTTAACGCCTATATAGATTGGGTAGTTGAAATAGAAGGGGACGTTTTCATCCTGGACCACAAAACAGACGCATCAAAACCCTCTCCGGTGGACGTGCTCCACCATGTCCAGTTAGTTTTTTATGCTTATTTATACGAGATGGTATACGGCATCAGTCCCAAGGGTATTGGCATTCATCATTTACCTACGGGGTCTTCTGTACTTGCAGAAGTAGACAAGGAAGTACAAGTCAACACTGTTGAATATCTTCGTGAAATTCAAGATCAAATTTACGCCAAAAGATTTTTGAAAAGACATCCTGGCGAGTATAACTCCCCTTGTGTTAAAAAAGACTGGAAGACAAAAGACATTGTAAGTACTTGTCCGTATCTGGATAAATGCTGGAGTTCTTTTCACGAAGCGATAACCCCTGTTTGTTAA
- a CDS encoding hypothetical protein (IMG reference gene:2510094388), giving the protein MSCLLVAIDPGKSGGIAFLQLNSDNTYTYEAMVMPIAGKELDLPTITQLLKDHQPQKAIVEQVQAMSKNGIPQGVVSSFSFGVIYGKLLGVLAGLGTPTELVRPQIWKGEVLKGTKKDKDAAIDYCRRVFPSVSLIPPRCRTPHDGIADALCILEYGRRILINNPN; this is encoded by the coding sequence ATGAGTTGCTTGTTAGTTGCAATTGATCCTGGTAAGTCAGGGGGTATAGCTTTCTTACAGTTAAACAGTGATAACACATACACTTATGAAGCTATGGTTATGCCTATAGCAGGCAAAGAGCTTGACTTACCAACAATTACTCAATTGTTAAAGGACCATCAACCACAGAAAGCAATTGTTGAACAAGTTCAAGCAATGTCAAAAAATGGAATACCGCAGGGAGTTGTATCTTCTTTTTCGTTTGGAGTAATTTACGGAAAACTTCTAGGAGTTTTAGCTGGGTTAGGGACTCCGACAGAACTCGTAAGACCTCAAATCTGGAAAGGAGAAGTCCTGAAAGGTACTAAGAAAGATAAAGATGCTGCTATTGACTATTGTAGAAGAGTATTTCCAAGTGTTTCTTTGATTCCACCACGATGTCGAACTCCACATGATGGGATAGCAGATGCCCTGTGTATCTTAGAGTATGGTCGGCGCATTTTAATTAATAATCCAAACTAA
- a CDS encoding hypothetical protein (IMG reference gene:2510094389) yields the protein MKLANLLQKHPNHYSRAEKLVLADRFLSLSCANEIRRLGPVLELADHFLIWEQIQQEYEILSPEFQSLLKQQSCSTPNGEISNLDYLKSLAHLCIWTHMDEPDEQKRITLWYAEDIRPAIYQLFAETVGLDVLSKQIPF from the coding sequence ATGAAACTAGCAAATTTATTACAAAAACACCCGAATCACTATAGCCGAGCGGAAAAGTTAGTTTTAGCGGATAGATTTCTATCCTTAAGTTGTGCTAATGAAATACGTCGGTTAGGTCCTGTATTAGAGTTGGCAGACCATTTTCTAATCTGGGAGCAGATACAACAAGAATACGAAATACTCTCCCCGGAATTTCAGAGTTTACTAAAACAGCAAAGTTGTTCGACTCCAAATGGAGAAATTTCTAACTTAGATTACTTAAAGTCGTTAGCTCACCTGTGCATTTGGACGCATATGGACGAACCTGACGAGCAAAAGCGGATAACCTTGTGGTACGCAGAAGATATTAGACCAGCAATATATCAACTCTTTGCAGAGACGGTGGGACTAGATGTACTTTCTAAACAAATACCCTTTTAG